The genomic window CGCAGCGTGGGTGGCATCGTCGCGCTGAGCGCCGGAGTCTCGTACCGACCCAGCCCTCGCCTCGCCTTCGGCCTCGTCGCGCACGACTTCAACGGGCCGGCGAGCTTCCCCCTGCAGACCGGCGCGTCGCGCGCGCTGTTGCCGGTGCTCGATCGCCAGTACGTGGCCGCCGCTTCCTTCCGCCCCACGGGCACGCGCGCGTTCGAGGTCGGCGCCGAGGTGCGCTACTACGACGGCGCCGATCAGGCGCGACCCCGCGCGGTGCTCGGGATCGACATCCCCGGCGTCGGCCGCGCCCGCGGCGACGTGGAGGTGGGCAACCTGAGCCAGAGCGATCCGGCCTACCTCGCGACGCTCGGCCTCGAGCTCAACCTGCGCGGCGCGTCGCTCGGCGGCGGCGCGATCGTGGGCAACGCCCTCGGCAGGACCACCGACACTGGCCAGTACCTCACCGCCGGGCTCGCCGATTTTGGCAGCCCCGCGAGCATCCCGCGGAGCGGCCACGCCGTGACGCTGCGCCTCGAGGCGACCCCCGGCACCCGCAGCCACGTGCGCCTGCTCCGGCGCCTGTGGCGGCTCTCCGAGCGGTCGGACATCGAGGCCGTCACGCTGCTCCTCCGGGACGAGCCCGCGACGTCGTTCGCCCACGCCGAAGAGCTCGCCGACGCGTTCCGCCTCCTCCGCGCGCGCGGCAAGAAGGTCGTGTGCAGCTTCGAGACGGCGGGGCCGAAGGGCCTCTTCGCGTGCGCGAGCGCCGACCGCGTCGTGCTGAACCCGGCGGGCGGCGTGCGCTACTCCGGGCTCAAGAGCACGCACATCTACCTCGCGGGGCTCCTCGACAAGATCGGCGTGAAGGCCGAGTTCGTCCGCATCGGCGCGCACAAGTCCGCCCCCGAGCAGCTCATGAACCGCTCGGCGAGCGACGTGGCGCGCGCCGACCAGGGAGGACCTGCTCCGCAACAACGAGGCCGTGTTCGTCCGCAACATGTCGCTCTACAGGCACATGCCGGAGGCGCAGATCCGCGAGGTCACGCGCAAGGGGCCGTTCGTCGCCGTCGAGGCGCGCGACGCGAAGCTCGTCGACACGCTCGCCTTCGACGACGAGCTCGACCGGGTCACGCAGGACGTCGTCGGCCGCAAGGTCAACGTCGAGAAATACGTCGAAGAGGCGGTCGCGCCGCTCCGCTTCGGCCAGCGAAACAAGGTCGGCCTGCTGTACGTCGACGGCGACATGATCGACGGCCGCTCGAGCACGGTGCCGCTGCTCGGCATGAAGCTCTGCGGCAGCTACACCATCGCCGAGAGCGCCAAGCGCCTCCGCGAGGACTCGAGCGTGCGCGCCGTGGTGCTGCGCGTCGAGACGCCCGGCGGCTCTTCGCTCGCGGCCGACGTCATGTGGCGAGAGCTGCGGCTCCTCGCGCAGAAGAAGCCGCTCATCGTGTCGATGGGTTCCATCGCGGCGAGCGGTGGGTACTACGTCGCGGCGGCCGGCACGAAGATCTACGCGTTGCCGCTCACGGTGACCGGGAGCATCGGCATCTTCTACGGCAAGGCCGACGTGAGCGGCCTGCTCGCCAAGCTCGGCGTGAACGTCGAGGTGCGAAAGACCACGCCGCGCGCCGACGCCGAGTCGTTCTTCCGCGGCTTCACCCCGACGAGCGCACCGAGCTCGAGCGCAAAGTGGGGCAGTTCTACGACGTGTTCGTCGACCGCGTCTCGCAGGGTCGCAAGCTCACGCGCGAGCAGGTGGACGCCGTCGGGCAAGGGCGCGTGTGGGCGGGGCAGCAGGCGCTCGACAAGAAGCTCGTCGACGAGATGGGGGGCCTCCGCCACGCGCTCGAGCACGCGCGCAAGGCCGCGAACCTCCCGGAGGACGCGCCGATCCAAGAGGAGCCGCCCGTCACCAAGTCGCTCCTCGAGACGGCGCTCGAGCTCGCCGGCTACGCCCGAGGCCCGATGGTGATCGACGGCCTCCCGGTGCAGGTCAAAGACGTGGTGCGGGCCGTGGCGCCCATGGCCGTGTACGCCGACAGCGTGCCGCTCGCGCGCATGGAGTGGGAGACCCTCGGCGAGAACGGCGTCGACGACGACTGAGCGCGGCCTCGCGCCGACCCTCCCGCGCCCTCCAGCCCCGCCCAGGACGCCCAATTTGGGAGCCCGACGAGGACCGTGCACGAGCGCCCTTGACGAAAGCGTGAACGTCATTTACTAAATGACCATGGTTTACGAAATGCCGAGCACCCGCGAGCGCGTCGCCACGGCGACAACCAGCGGCGCATCCTCGACGCGGCCATGGGCATGGTCGAGCGCGAGGGCTTCGCGGGGCTCTCTATCCACAAGCTCGCGGCCGCGGTCGACTACACGCCGGGCGCGCTGTACCGCTACTTCGGCTCGAAGGACGCGCTCTACGCGCAGCTCGTGCTGCAGGCCCTGGCGGACGCCCGCGCTCACCTCGAGCGCGGCCGGGGCGCCTCTCCCCGGGACGCGTCGCCGCTCGCCGTGGTCTTCGCTTAGCGCGCTCCTACCGTGAGTTCGCGCGGGCCACCCCCGAGCGCTTTGGCCTGCTCGCCACCACCCTCGCCGATCCGCGGGTCCTCGTGGAGGACGACGGCGCCGCCGAGCCGATCATGGCGAGCATGATGGCGACGTTCCAGGGCGTGAGCGTCGCGCTCGCGGCGGCGAGCGAGGCGGGCGAAGCTCGCCGCGGGCGATCACGTCGAGCGCACGCTCTGCCTGTTCGGCTTGGCGCAGGGCGTCCTGCAGATGGAGAAGCAGGCGAGCCGGGCGGCCGGCGCGATCGACACCGAGCGGCTCTTGCTCTCGGGCGTGCGCGCGCTGCTCGTGGGGTGGGGCGCTTCGC from Myxococcales bacterium includes these protein-coding regions:
- a CDS encoding S49 family peptidase, with protein sequence MKRPTPQSRTARTSGRSGRSGRSRLVASGAGALLALVASAGLARAEPFPARGERVFSPGRSAASEDSGEALVLNPANLGFLTGKELRWTGVRCTDTQRVACGHSFDLSTPVMWGLGAGFRVDYISPPSTAGGPYFGQDYVWLTWGLGYSVSRSLSFGATLQTSFSPNRSVGGIVALSAGVSYRPSPRLAFGLVAHDFNGPASFPLQTGASRALLPVLDRQYVAAASFRPTGTRAFEVGAEVRYYDGADQARPRAVLGIDIPGVGRARGDVEVGNLSQSDPAYLATLGLELNLRGASLGGGAIVGNALGRTTDTGQYLTAGLADFGSPASIPRSGHAVTLRLEATPGTRSHVRLLRRLWRLSERSDIEAVTLLLRDEPATSFAHAEELADAFRLLRARGKKVVCSFETAGPKGLFACASADRVVLNPAGGVRYSGLKSTHIYLAGLLDKIGVKAEFVRIGAHKSAPEQLMNRSASDVARADQGGPAPQQRGRVRPQHVALQAHAGGADPRGHAQGAVRRRRGARREARRHARLRRRARPGHAGRRRPQGQRREIRRRGGRAAPLRPAKQGRPAVRRRRHDRRPLEHGAAARHEALRQLHHRRERQAPPRGLERARRGAARRDARRLFARGRRHVARAAAPRAEEAAHRVDGFHRGERWVLRRGGRHEDLRVAAHGDREHRHLLRQGRRERPARQARRERRGAKDHAARRRRVVLPRLHPDERTELERKVGQFYDVFVDRVSQGRKLTREQVDAVGQGRVWAGQQALDKKLVDEMGGLRHALEHARKAANLPEDAPIQEEPPVTKSLLETALELAGYARGPMVIDGLPVQVKDVVRAVAPMAVYADSVPLARMEWETLGENGVDDD
- a CDS encoding helix-turn-helix transcriptional regulator — protein: MGMVEREGFAGLSIHKLAAAVDYTPGALYRYFGSKDALYAQLVLQALADARAHLERGRGASPRDASPLAVVFA